A DNA window from Motilibacter rhizosphaerae contains the following coding sequences:
- a CDS encoding SRPBCC family protein → MATVRDSVEVPASADRVWAVLTDWERQGDWMLLTRVRATAQDGQGVGGGIEGWTGVGPVGVLDTMVIRTWEPPRRCVVAHTGKVVRGSGIFEVEPLGPARSRFTWVEELDLPLGAFGRAGWVLARPVFLLGVRWSLRRFVARVQG, encoded by the coding sequence ATGGCCACGGTTCGCGACTCGGTCGAGGTCCCCGCCTCCGCGGACCGCGTGTGGGCCGTGCTCACCGACTGGGAGCGGCAGGGCGACTGGATGCTGCTCACCCGCGTGCGCGCCACGGCGCAGGACGGCCAGGGCGTCGGCGGCGGCATCGAGGGCTGGACCGGCGTCGGGCCCGTCGGCGTGCTCGACACGATGGTCATCCGCACCTGGGAGCCGCCCCGCCGCTGCGTCGTCGCCCACACCGGCAAGGTCGTGCGCGGCTCCGGCATCTTCGAGGTCGAGCCGCTCGGGCCGGCGCGCTCGCGCTTCACCTGGGTCGAGGAGCTCGACCTCCCCCTGGGGGCGTTCGGCCGGGCCGGGTGGGTGCTCGCGCGCCCGGTGTTCCTCCTCGGCGTGCGCTGGTCGCTGCGCCGGTTCGTCGCGCGCGTCCAGGGGTGA
- a CDS encoding DivIVA domain-containing protein, whose protein sequence is MKVVFLLLLLAIVAGVALVAAGRGTSLSEVEPDAPPVGLPQGPLAPDDLHQVRFPSALRGYRMREVDEVLDRLAEELGRRDERIAELEGAVPPRRPEEHVPTTSSTTPTATTDLTKGEG, encoded by the coding sequence GTGAAGGTCGTGTTCCTGCTGCTCCTGCTGGCCATCGTCGCCGGCGTCGCGCTCGTGGCCGCGGGTCGTGGCACCTCCCTGTCGGAGGTCGAGCCCGACGCGCCGCCGGTCGGGCTGCCTCAAGGCCCGCTCGCCCCGGACGACCTGCACCAGGTGCGCTTCCCCTCCGCGCTGCGCGGCTACCGGATGCGCGAGGTCGACGAGGTGCTCGACCGCCTGGCTGAGGAGCTCGGCAGGCGCGACGAGCGGATCGCCGAGCTCGAGGGGGCCGTGCCGCCGCGCCGCCCCGAGGAGCACGTGCCGACCACGTCGTCCACCACTCCGACCGCCACGACCGACCTGACGAAGGGCGAGGGCTGA